Proteins from a single region of Malaclemys terrapin pileata isolate rMalTer1 chromosome 25, rMalTer1.hap1, whole genome shotgun sequence:
- the LOC128829332 gene encoding maestro heat-like repeat family member 5, translating into MTFCTELLQSPSIETIVTKSELEAQLMEWTQDKNPIIRRLSLRGLGSVVLQPAKVQLLRAQLPAIMDSFGDRDGVCVMEAMHKAGDIIYLLDGEGLGSISQDIAVSLRPFIDDERGSVRSAAILLLGKVVSRVKDPDKGMVQQEMINCLLPLLLHLEDQEERVTLRCKLTLFRCAVFLRWAHLKRLFRSMAWDGSSQLLKCVWKCLMQNNESHIPKFLFQALEYLESSQTTIRHSAALFIGKQRNSLDLF; encoded by the exons ATGACTTTCTGCACTGAG TTGCTCCAGAGTCCTTCCATTGAGACGATAGTGACAAAATCAGAGCTCGAGGCGCAGCTCATGGAATGGACCCAGGACAAAAATCCCATCATACGTAGGCTCAGTCTGCGAGGCCTTGGCAGTGTTGTGCTCCAGCCAGCAAAG GTGCAATTGTTACGGGCCCAGCTGCCAGCGATCATGGACTCGTTCGGTGACAGGGATGGAGTGTGTGTCATGGAGGCCATGCATAAAGCTGGAGACATCATCTACCTCCTCGATGGGGAGGGGCTTGGCTCCATCTCCCAGGACATTGCAGTCAGCCTTCGCCCCTTCATTGATGAC GAGAGGGGCAGTGTGCGCTCCGCTGCCATTTTACTGCTTGGCAAGGTGGTGAGCAGGGTGAAGGACCCGGACAAAGGCATGGTGCAGCAGGAAATGATCAACTGCTTGCTCCCGCTGCTGCTGCATCTCGAAGACCAGGAGGAGCGTGTGACACTG AGATGTAAACTGACGCTCTTCCGCTGCGCAGTGTTTCTCAGGTGGGCTCATTTGAAGAGGCTGTTCCGCAGCATGGCCTGGGATGGCTCCTCACAGCTCCTGAAGTGTGTCTGGAAGTGCTTG ATGCAGAACAACGAGAGCCACATCCCCAAATTCCTGTTCCAGGCCTTAGAGTACCTGGAAAGCTCACAGACAACAATAAGACATTCTGCAGCCCTGTTCATTGGTAAGCAGAGAAATTCACTTGATCTTTTTTGA